One Fusobacterium ulcerans DNA segment encodes these proteins:
- a CDS encoding urocanate hydratase, protein MINKDIYNAMTIKLTAQDIPMKMPEMDPKIRRAPKRVVHLEKDEIELALKNALRYIPEEYHEMLAPEFLNELMEHGRIYGYRFRPEGRIYGKPIDEYTGRCTEARAMQVMIDNNLDFEIALYPYELVTYGETGQVCQNWMQYRLIKKYLENLTQDQTLVVASGHPTGLFRSNPYAPRAIITNALMVGEFDDYDNWARAAAIGVANYGQMTAGGWMYIGPQGIVHGTYSTILNAARLFCEVPKDGDLTGKLFVTSGLGGMSGAQGKATVIAKGVGIVAEVDISRIHTRLEQGWVDKIARTPEEAFNMAREKQEAKVPYAIAFHGNIVDLLEYADKNNIHIDLLSDQTSCHAVYDGGYCPAGITFEERTRLLAEDRETFNKLIDETLRRHYEVIKKLTAKGVYFFDYGNSFLKAIYDIGVKEISKNGRDDKGGFIFPSYVEDILGPELFDYGYGPFRWVCLSGKKDDLLKTDHAALELVDPNRRYQDRDNYMWIKDADKNGLVVGTQARIFYQDAMSRTRVALKFNEMVRNGEIGPVMLGRDHHDVSGTDSPFRETSNIKDGSNIMADMATQCFAGNAARGMTMIALHNGGGVGIGKSINGGFGMVLDGSHRVDEILMQAMPWDVMGGVARRAWARNPHSIETVIEYNNDNKGTDHITLPYIANDDLIKKLVDGKIK, encoded by the coding sequence ATGATAAATAAAGATATATATAATGCAATGACAATAAAACTTACAGCTCAGGATATACCAATGAAAATGCCTGAGATGGATCCAAAGATAAGAAGAGCTCCAAAGAGAGTAGTACATTTGGAAAAAGATGAAATTGAATTAGCATTGAAAAATGCTTTGAGATATATACCAGAAGAGTATCATGAAATGCTGGCACCAGAATTTTTAAATGAATTGATGGAGCATGGAAGAATATATGGATATAGATTCAGACCAGAGGGAAGAATTTATGGAAAACCTATAGATGAATATACAGGAAGATGTACAGAAGCTAGAGCCATGCAGGTAATGATAGACAATAATTTAGACTTTGAAATAGCACTTTATCCTTATGAGTTGGTTACTTATGGAGAAACAGGGCAGGTATGTCAAAACTGGATGCAGTATAGACTTATAAAAAAATATCTTGAAAATCTAACTCAAGATCAAACTTTAGTAGTGGCATCAGGACATCCTACTGGATTATTCAGATCAAATCCATATGCACCAAGAGCTATCATAACTAATGCACTTATGGTAGGAGAATTTGACGATTATGATAACTGGGCAAGAGCAGCAGCTATTGGAGTAGCTAATTATGGACAGATGACAGCTGGAGGATGGATGTACATCGGGCCTCAGGGAATAGTTCATGGAACTTATTCAACTATACTTAATGCTGCAAGACTTTTCTGCGAAGTGCCTAAAGATGGAGACCTTACAGGAAAATTATTTGTTACTTCTGGGCTTGGAGGAATGAGCGGAGCTCAAGGAAAAGCTACTGTAATAGCTAAGGGAGTAGGAATAGTAGCAGAAGTAGATATTTCTAGAATCCATACAAGACTTGAACAGGGATGGGTAGATAAAATAGCCAGAACTCCAGAGGAAGCATTTAATATGGCAAGAGAAAAGCAGGAAGCTAAAGTTCCATATGCAATAGCATTCCATGGGAATATAGTAGATCTTTTAGAATATGCAGATAAAAACAATATACATATAGACCTGCTTTCAGATCAGACATCATGTCATGCTGTCTATGATGGTGGATATTGTCCAGCAGGAATAACTTTTGAAGAAAGAACGAGATTGTTGGCAGAGGACAGAGAAACTTTTAATAAACTTATAGATGAAACATTGAGAAGACATTATGAAGTTATTAAAAAACTTACAGCTAAAGGAGTATACTTCTTTGACTATGGAAACAGTTTCCTTAAAGCTATCTACGATATAGGAGTTAAGGAAATATCTAAAAATGGAAGAGATGATAAAGGTGGATTTATATTCCCTTCATATGTAGAGGATATATTAGGACCAGAATTATTTGACTATGGATATGGACCATTTAGATGGGTATGTCTGTCTGGTAAAAAAGATGATTTATTGAAAACTGACCATGCAGCTCTTGAACTTGTAGATCCAAATAGAAGATACCAAGATAGAGACAACTACATGTGGATAAAAGACGCTGACAAAAATGGACTTGTAGTGGGAACACAGGCAAGAATATTCTATCAAGATGCAATGAGCAGAACAAGAGTAGCATTGAAATTCAATGAAATGGTAAGAAATGGAGAGATAGGGCCAGTTATGCTGGGAAGAGATCACCATGATGTATCAGGAACTGACTCACCATTTAGAGAGACATCAAATATAAAAGATGGAAGTAATATAATGGCAGATATGGCAACTCAATGTTTTGCAGGAAATGCAGCAAGAGGAATGACTATGATAGCTCTTCATAATGGTGGAGGAGTAGGAATAGGAAAATCTATTAATGGAGGATTTGGAATGGTCCTTGATGGAAGTCATAGAGTAGATGAGATACTGATGCAGGCAATGCCTTGGGATGTAATGGGAGGCGTAGCAAGAAGAGCATGGGCTAGAAATCCACATTCTATAGAAACAGTAATTGAATATAATAATGATAACAAAGGAACAGACCATATTACACTTCCATATATAGCCAATGATGATTTGATTAA